A portion of the Aquila chrysaetos chrysaetos chromosome 4, bAquChr1.4, whole genome shotgun sequence genome contains these proteins:
- the FRRS1L gene encoding DOMON domain-containing protein FRRS1L encodes MAVRSRGAWRRRLLVLLLLLLLAGSAASPAEEGGGRREAAGGGEHGEEAARPHHDSSYGTFASEFYDLRYLSEEGYPFPTAPPVDPFAKIRVDDCGKTKGCFRYGKPGCNAETCDYFLSYRRIGADVEFELSADTDGWVAVGFSSDKKMGGDDVMACVHDDNGRVRIQHFYNVGQWAKEIQRNPARDEEGVFENNRVTCRFKRPVYVPREETIVDLHLSWYYLFAWGPAIQGSITRHDIDSPPVSERVVSIYKYEDIFMPSAAYQTFSSPFCLLLIVALTFYLLMGTP; translated from the exons atggcggTGCGGAGCCGCGGCGcttggcggcggcggctgctggtgctgctgctgctgctgctgctggcgggCTCCGCCGCCAGCCCGGCGGAGGAaggcggcgggaggcgggaggcggcgggcggcggggagcaCGGCGAAGAAGCGGCGCGTCCTCACCACGATTCTTCGTACGGCACGTTCGCCAGCGAGTTTTACGACCTGCGCTACCTCTCCGAGGAGG GTTACCCTTTCCCTACTGCTCCTCCTGTGGATCCATTCGCAAAAATAAGAGTGGATGACTGTGGAAAAACCAAGGGATGCTTCAG GTATGGTAAACCTGGATGCAATGCAGAGACTTGTGACTACTTTCTAAGTTACCGTAGAATAGGAGCTGATGTTGAATTTGAGTTGAGTGCCGATACTGATGGCTGGGTGGCAGTGGGATTTTCCTCGGACAAGAAAATG GGAGGAGATGATGTCATGGCTTGTGTTCATGATGATAATGGAAGAGTCCGAATACAGCACTTCTATAATGTCGGTCAGTGGGCTAAAGAAATCCAGAGAAATCCTGCTAGAGATGAAGAAGGGGTTTTTGAAAACAATCGTGTAACTTGTCGATTCAAGCGTCCTGTATATGTTCCCCGAGAGGAAACCATCGTAGATCTGCACTTGAGTTGGTACTATCTGTTTGCTTGGGGTCCAGCAATTCAGG GTTCTATAACTCGTCATGATATAGACTCACCACCCGTATCAGAGCGTGTTGTCAGTATTTACAAGTATGAAGATATTTTCATGCCATCGGCTGCCTATcaaaccttctcttctccattctGCTTACTCCTCATTGTTGCACTGACCTTCTATTTATTGATGGGAACCCCATGA